From the genome of Tenrec ecaudatus isolate mTenEca1 chromosome 1, mTenEca1.hap1, whole genome shotgun sequence:
ATAAATTCAACTCCCCCATTTAAGAAGCAGGGCGAGTGGAGGGTTGGGGAGAACGGTACTTACAGCTGTGGTCCTTTCTCATCAACGCCTCCAAATAATAGTGCTACTCCAAAGGGCCGAGACTAGAACCAAAGAGCAAGAACTACTAAGAGCAGGGCTATACAATCGGGTGCTGGGTGGAGGGTGTGTGAAGGGTAGTGGGGCTGGGAAAGATACATTGATAGGACAAGTGCGCTAAGTCCTATAAGGAGGGGGAATCAGCACAAGCATAATGCTCACCATGGCACCTGGATCTGCATCTTCTTCTCCAAACTGTAAAGCCAGATTGGACACAGCCTGGGTCACACTCTCCACTGTCATTGTCTCATTGTAGGTGAACCAGTGATTCtagaagaagaacaaagcatgGTCTGCCCTTCGAACAGGAAAGGCTTGAAAGGAGCTCACCATCTCAGTACATGTAGCCCTCAGGACTCTGACTGGAAATAGAAGGCTCAAATGTGTTTTTTCTTAATGAAAGACTAGGGCAGAAAGGTCAACTGAACTCAAGTGCCTGGGGCTGGATGACAGGAAGAAATACAGGGATGAGAAAAGCCTTTACTGAAGGAGCCTAAGTGGCCAGCAGTGGGCAGTGGAACAACTCGAGAGCCCTGCAGAAGCAAACACCTACACTTTACCCTGGAGTTCTAATTGCAGGGGGGCACAGAGGAAGGCAATTTGTTTCCTTCTGCAAAGGAGGCAGTAAATCAAGTAAGCTTGGGATCTTCTGGACTAAAAGTTTACCAACTTGAGAAACTGGGTTGACCCTTCGAAGCACCAAATTCAGTCTTTTTCACCAAGTAAAATGCTGACATTCTTTCTCTCAAAGATACCACCTTATCATTTTGTTGATGTTTAAGTTCAGTGGCTTGTTCTTGCAGAAACACTGAAAGCAAACTTGTAAAAAATATTGACCAACCAGGCATTTTATACTTACTATACTATTTTCtgacgagccctggtggcagttacatgttgggcagctagcagcaaggtcagcagttcaaaaccaccaattgttTCTCAGGAAAAAGAAAGGGCTTTCAACTTccttaaagagtctcagaaacccacagaggttctcaacttgtgggctgTGACGCTCCCTCCCCTTTGGTGGTCGAAGGtccctttcacagcggtcgcccaactcatagcagtagcaaaatgacagtgatgaagcagcaacaaaaacaatgttaTAGTTGAGGGGGtccccacgacatgaggaactgtattgaagggtcaccgcattaggaaggttgagaaccactgctctagacggtAGGTGCTTCGTTTTTAAAAAGAGCATTCTTGACTACTCAAGTTGACTGGCATGACCCTTACTCACTACAGGCAAGCTTCTATTAGCCAGTCTGGCAGCAAAGACAAACGATGAGGCAGTCTTTCAGCTCTGACGGCCTTCTGCTATGGTGCTCCCACAGAAAAGGCCACAGGGACATGGTGCAGTGAACGTTATGCTTTCTATTGAAGGACAGCAAATAATCCACCTCCCCCCATCAAAAAAGGCAAGGGATGTTAGCACTACTGACCAAGACACCTAAAACCGCAATGGCTGGCCAGTGGACTCTAGGCTTCAGGAAGTCAGAATTGGGGATTCTAAAATCACTCTCAAGATGGAGAGCCATATCTGACAGTGACAGCCAACTGCAAGCTGGCCCCGGCAGCTACATCACCACTAAGAAGGAACTCACGCATCATGGTACAAAAGGGAGATGGTGTTCATTTTACCTGTGTCTCCACTCTGGCTTTATCAATTAAAGTCTTGGCATCAGCAATTAGCCCACTCATGGCACAACCTGCAATGTAAAGCCAACAGTTCATCACCCAGTAGCCAAATCACTGTAAAACTCTTTCATCCGCTGAAGAAATATTGAAATTCTGGACTGAAATCATGGCAGTCATTCAGCAAGCCCACAGCAATAAAACCAATAGATTAGATGGGAAATGATCTGCACTGAATCCAAGTATAATTCTGTTACAAATGAAAAGCTACTCTAATATAGGAGAGACTCAGCTGGGCAGACAGGCAGAGAAGAAACGTAGATCAAGTATACACAAACTATTTCCCACACATTACAGCCCTCGGCCCCAGTGGCGCAATGGCTCCGACCCACCTgcgactccgcaggagaaagaagtgGTGGCAGCCTCTTGCACAAAGAAGGACAGCCTTCTAAACGCAATGGGGCAGttccccctgtcctgtagggttgctacaagtcagaacGGGCTGGACCGCAACCAGTAACCGTCCCTATAGCCCTCTTTCTAGACCTTGATACACTTTCCAACTAGGCAAACACTAACCAAGTATATAAAAATAATCATCTATCATGGATTACAAGACCCTAGGATAAGGTCAAAAGCATTTTCATCTACAAACGAACTAATTAATCAGAGTGAAAGTTTGTATGGTGGTCTAAAAGACCTAAATTATGGTACAACTGTTACTTTATATGCTGGACACTGAAGTCTAACTCTCAGGCCTAGAGGTTCCTCCTAAATTTCAGAGCTATAAAACCAAATGACTTGCTtatctgagggggcttcaaaaagtttatggaaaaattctattaccttttaatctcattttccCACAAGTTTTTTGAAGCCTTGTGGATATCCTGGCTATAACACAGAATCTTCAATTCACCTCATCCTATATCCCTTTTAGATTTCATCTTCCTCGCAGTCAATCAGATCCCAAGTTCTGTCCATTTCTACCTGGTGAATAGCATTAGTCAGTCACTCTCCATTACCCTGGCACTGACTTGGTTAATGCTTTTACCACCTCTTTGTTTGAACAACTTAAAGAGTTTCTTAACTGGTCTCCCTGTCTTTAATTTCAACACCTGTTACTAGAGTAGTGTTTCTAAATGTATAATGTATTACCTCACTGCTTAAGACTTTTACCTCACTGCAAAGGATCAAGTTCAAGCTGTTTAGCAGGATACAAGGAGGATTCCACCTACTCTAGTCACACCTCTTGCCACACTTCACCTCCCAGTCATACTGAATTACTTGCAGGCTCTGCTCATTCTAGTCTCATCTACAATGCTTTGCTGGCTATACTCTGAAACTGTTCACCCGGCAAACTGATCTTATCTTTCAGAAGTCAACTCAGATGAAGGATCACCTTCTTTGAATCCTTTTCTGAAAACTCCACTGCCACTGGCACCAGGTAAAACTAGTTGTAGCCTATTGAGCATACACTACACAGGTCTCGTCAATGTCGTATCACTTCATTGCATTTACATGTACTCTTCCGCGCTTACTGCATGCTCTTGGAAGACAGAACTGTATCTTACTTCTTCCTGTAGTCTTGGCCTGACACAAAATCTAGCACATAGATGCTTCTCAAGTGGCTGAATGAAGTGACAATGACTGACTTCAAAGACAGCTGTCTTGAAAAAAAGCAGATACACTGTCCTAACCTTGAAAGGCCACACCTCAGTTGGTTAAGTATGGAAAGACAGTCAAGCTTCCAGAGTTAGCATGCATTGAGTTCTGCTATCTTTAAGAGACTGATTATTTTACCAATGTTACTTAGATGGCTAAGCAGATCAAGAAAATTTGGATAGCCAACTACAATGTTATGCTATAAATAAGCAGAACTACTCAATCTGCAATGCTAAATCATGCCAGAAGATAAATGAGAGTAAttatgacaaagaggaagaaagaggaagagtgGGTAGGAAGGAAGCATGAGGGCGAAACGAGAAATctaaaaagagaggaagaagccTGGTCTGGTCACAGTCTATTCTTCTTCTCCTCTCTGAACCTCGGTAATCAGAAGAGTTTTGAGCATCATCTTCTCAGTGGTGACCTCTGGCTTCCCAGGTATGATCCTGAGCTCCTGGACGAGAAGGCTTTCCACCAGGACTAACATATATCACTGGGAGCTAGCTTATGATtcagtctttacacatttcaataGCTCCCACATTCGCTATACCTTTAAGCATGATGGGAACTTCTAAAAGTAGTTTAAACACAAACGAGTCTTGCCACTGCTTCCTACTCCTATGTTATACACACTGGTCTACTGCCTGGAAAACCAGAGCTGGCAAGAAGATAAGGCTCTCATCTCATGAATCACCCTCTGGACATCATGGAAGACCCAGGTGGATCCTACAGAAGGGCTTTCCCCGACTCCTTACCTATGTGAGCATCAATCTCTACAATTTTCTCAATGCTGCTGGGCTCCATGAGTGGGGAGGTAATTCTCTTCTCCACAGCTAGGCACACACCCTCAGCTGTCTGGATCCCAATGGCTGTCGAACCAAGCTAAAGAGAAACATGCGGTGGTTACCAAGTACAGGTCAAAGAGCATCTAAGACACTCACAAGAATCGTTGTCTATCTTCACAAGACAGAAGGTTCAATCAGCCACATCTAGCACACAGAGCGAACAAAGAataccctaatgtgggactgtacTACCTCTTCAATGTTAAGATCCTTAGCTTACAGAATTCTGTGCTTCCAAGCAGGAAAATCAGTAAGGTCTTAAAAGCATCTGAAAAAAGATCAACTCCACCACCAATGTTttgggaagaggagggagaacTCCAACATTCTAAACATAATGGTCAAAAAGTAATCTATTTCTACTTTTTTCTTAGAGTTGATCTCTTTTCACCTCTACCTTCAACTATCCCCAAAAGTAGTATTTCCCAAACCAATGTGACCTCCAAAAAtgttatttactttaaaaaacaaaaagaaagaactaaGAAATAAACAGCATTATCATTGCCAACATAGACACATTAGCTTGAATCAATCATTCTGGGTTACTAATAATCCACAGCTCAAGTATAGCTAAAAGTCACCTCTCAATTTCCGTGCCATCCATCCTAATTACACCAACCTCTCTATGCCTAAGTGTCCTTATCTCTAAAATGGTAATAATACCAAAACCTACATCAAGAGAGTAAATGCATTAACACCAAAAAATACTACTTAAAATGGTGCCCTgaacacagtgagcaacaaacgTTATTCTTACTACGTTTGCTTGCCTGAATTAACCTCACTAGCCTCCTACGTAGTCTCCCCATTTTAAATTCTCTCTCCCAATGTACCTTTcatgctatggcctgattgatctAGTAAAATGGTATTTTTATTATGTCTTCTCTCAAAAACTAACCACCTCCTATAACAGTTGTTTaacagaaaattcaaacaagattCCCAAACCCCCATGACCTGTTCTATTTCTCTTTCCTAACCATATCATTTATTATTCCCCAATAAGATTTCTCAGGATATCATCTCACCAACCCATTTTCTCATACATTACTCCCTACTTTTGAatccttaggagccctggtggtgttgtggttatgtgttgggctgctaaccacaagatcagcagttcaaaatcaccagccactccttggaagaaagacgggtctttctactccctataaaaagctacagtcttggaaattcacagggactgTTCTGCCCTGACCTGTcaggtcaccataagtcagaattgactcgatggcagtgagtttggtttgggtttttgcacCCTTGCTCATGCTAGCCGTCTTGAAGACACTCTTCCTTCTATCAAATCCCACCCCTCATTCATAAAGCCTTCCATAATTACAAGCACTCTCTCCTCCATATTCTTATGCAATTGTTGGTTTCCTAGAATGACAGCCTCCTAGATGCCTCAGTTATCACACAGAATTCTAGAAGATTCCATCAATCTTTAGGTATAAACATATTTGTTACACCTGCCTGTACATCATGACCCATATGTATTGTTTCTTAAACATGTACATAAAATTACAGCTTTCTTTAGAAGTGTTATTAAATATACACAGCTTTTATTGTATTCTTTAAAAATCAATGAATATATGCATAACTTCAGGAGATAAACTGTCAAAAAGTAGGTGTTCATACTTGTAACTAAGGAATAACTAGACACTCCTAAGCCTGACAACACAAGACTAAAGAgctggggagagggtgggggtggggggagacacggGCATAACCACCAGAACAAAGAGGATGAGAAAAGACACAGCAATGAGCTATCAGAGCTGGAAAACAAATGTGTAATGATCATCAACTTACAACAGAACTAAGACATCTGAATCTTTACGATAGCAGCAGGGAAAGTCTGGAAACAAGCCAACTCTTAACACAGGACTCCTCATGAGAATGAGGAAACAGTAACAACAAGAGTATTTCTGCGATTGGAAATGAAGGAGATAAAAATGGAAAGATTAGGGTAGTGTCTGCTTAAGGATGATTCCCAGACGCACCTGCTGCAAAGCTATATGCCCCTTCCCTCCAGAGGAAGACGAGGTTCATTCTTTGAAGTAGGGCAACAGAGGGCTTTTGCTTGAGATACCAGACAGCAGAAGCAGGGGCTCTTTTACTAAAAACCTGTTGCTGCCGAGTCAATTCCATTTCACTGCAACCCAGTGTGCTAGATATTAGAACTATGCTCCACAGAGTAGACTTAGCTATACTGTTACAAAGGCAGATTAGCCAGGACTTTCCTCTCCGGTACTACTAGGTGGCTTCCATCTGCCAACCTCTTCAGTTAATACCACaactctgccatggagtcgattccaactcctagcaacctgtagaaacagggtggaactgcccacggtgggtttccgagactgtaaggtgagtggaaagcctcatttttttcctgtggagcagctaaagggttttgaactgccagtcttctgGTTAGctacccaatgcataacctaatATGTCACTTAGGGATCTCATTTTCCTGAAAACAGGATTAAGAAAAAGCAATGTTAAGAACCCCATTCAGCCTTTTTTCCCCACCCAACTCTCAGAAGCTAGAAGTCAGAAACACCCTccaggaagaaataatgaagagaGGCGATTTGCTGTAGAGCAGAGTCTTTCAAATTTTTTGATGAAAAAACACATTAAGAAATCTTTTATAGCATGACCAGAACATACAGATGGATTCAAATACATTCATATAGACTTAAAGATTTctgcaaaaacaaaccaaacaaaaactcacCAACACTATGGATAAGAGAGTCCGGTATCTACTGCTTtattccacttaaaaaaaaatcctcatgaCCAACTAAACTGATTTCAATACCAAATGAGTCAAGCCTTgtagtttgaaaaacaaaattctgAAGAACCTGACcaattcaaaaggaaaaaaattctagAAGAAAAATGGTATTTCATCTCAACAAAAAAGAACCAGATATTAATAAGGGGAAATAAAGTATACCTTGTAAATTGTTCTGATGAAAACTATTGGAGAATTAGTGATGGGACTGCACAGGAGGGGCAGTGAACAGAGTCCCTGCACGATGCCAACAGCAGCGCCTCCTCACCTATAGCTGTGCACCAGACCAGGGAAGCAGTCCTGACTGGGGCAGGCTGAAAGCTCCAAGGTTTCTTTAGGAACCCGTTAACATGCCTAATGTGCTTAAATGTCCTGAGAGGATTATTTGTGTAACTTTGAGAGACTTTGGGGGTGAATTGACATGTACGTGCTAAATTACGCACATTTTtacataaagaaaattaataagcCCCAGAAAATCAAGTGgtataaacagaaaaataatcagaacaaaaaatggtTCAGCTGTGAATAGCATTTACAGTCCAGTGAAAACAAATGTGGAGCAATGATCTAACAAAATCATGACATGTGGCTGCATAGTCGGAAggctgcccctgccccagcttcATTCTATGAGGAAATTTGGGGCTGAAAGACTCCTTATCCTTCCTAATAAAAAGTCAATGAGAATGTCTAGAAAAATACATATGTATGTCTGTGTCCAGATATGGAAGTAAGTAACAAGAAAACTGGCAGCTAAAAGAGTTCATAGCTGTTTGCGgggaacacaaacacaaacaccgcCCACAAGGGAAGGTACTTGTGGGGGTATCAGGGATTGCTGTTTCTTGTTACAAAGATTATAAAACATCTTACCTATGATTCTACCACTACAAGCATatatacttcaaaataaaaaaggCAGAAACCGCTGCCACAGAATAGGGACTACTGAGTGGTTTGGAAGTGAGCAAGGTACATAGCAGGATTATATCATTTCAAGGTTGACTAGTTTAATCTGCACACAgagaaataatctgagaagatggacTATCACATAAACACAGCTTCATTAGCAACATGAAGATGATGCAATTTTGCTTGTTGAAAACGAAAATGAAGGTAAATTGAAGTGTGTTGACTGACAAAGGTCAAAGACCTCAGCCTTCACTACAAATTACAGGTGAATGTGAAGAAACAGCAATTCCTTACAGAAAGCctcacaacagtggttctcaacctgggggttgcgaccctttcacaggagccacccaattcataacagtagcaaagctacagttatgaagtagcaacgaaaataatgttatggttggagggggggggttactacaacctgaggaactgtatgaaagggtcgcggcattaggaagggtgagaaccactgctcaataAGATAAAGTGACACAAGtcaaaacaatgaaacatgtatatatatgaactgtgaaaagaattgtatgagccccaataaattgttaaaattaaaaaaaaacaaaaaacaaaaaaacaatgaaacaacGCGTACAAAAGATTACAAAGGTGGCCTGAGCAACGTTTCATCGTTATACTTAGTCACAATGAGTCAGGGCTAACTCAAAGGCACACAACCCCAACCACAGCTACAGAAGTTAGTGCTTAGCTGTTCTAATCTGGAAATCCTAACTGTACAGAACAATTCATACCTACTTTACTTTGATCTAACTCAGTGCTATGTTGTCTCCGAGGGGGTCATCTGGCAAAGCCTGAGGACAGTTTTAGTTGTTGCAACtaggaagggggaggggtgctACTGGAATCTATTGGATAAAAGGCCAGGGATGTCCCCTAAACATCTTACAGTACACAGGGCAGCTTCTATATTAAAGGGGGAAAAGTCAGTATTTTTGAGACAgcctattttgttgtttttaaaccatcaaaatcaagattttttttttggggggggggggctaatacTTACATTCCCTAGCCCTGATACTCAGTATAAACTTCTGTCtaacccctgcccccccaccccccactaccacctCTGGTTTGGGCCGAGGGGTTGAGTGGAAGGaaaaccaaaccacactcactcccactgagtgaattctgacacatggcaatcctatagggcaggttagaactgcccctgtggggttctcttcttctgcagagtggccggtggtttcaaactgttgatcttgcaaatCAGCAgccgctcaatgtgtaaccactaagtcACCAAGGCTACACTGGGAAGGAAGAGTGTGAACCCTAGAAAGAGATCAGACTTGAACGTAGGGCACCTCCCTCCAAGTGATTGTTTCTATTTGTCAGTCACTTACTTGCAGTCATTCAAGGCCTTCGTAATACTAAAGCCTTCCAAaaccaacactcactgccatcgaccctATACAGACAGAGCCTCTAAGGGTTTCCAAAactctaactcttcacaggaatggaaagccctttctcctgtggagcagctggtgttttttcAACTACTGGCTTTGTGGATGGCAACCCAAAGCATTAACTACTGCGTCACCAGAGCTCGTACCAAAGCCATACATTTATCAGATTGTTTCTAGCCACTCAAAGCCAGGCTGTTGAAACTTCAAAGACCTGAATTTTCATACAGGTTAACCACATCCATTAAGGGTCACATCACTATTTCTAGCCTAGCCCAAACCAAGCTTCAGAGATCAGATAGCACCTCATCTTCTTTAGGCACTGTAGAAATCAAATCAGCACTGAGGAGTTTAAAAAAGCAGAGCCAAAACACAGGATTAAGTCTTGGCACACACCCTTGAACAAAACTATTGTCTTAACTGAGGCTCAAAAGAAATACAATAGTTTGGAATTGTGCATCTTGCACTTCAGAGTAACATAAGGCTTCAATACAGAGCAAAGATGATCAGTAATAGATACCAGTAGCTGGCTCATCTTCTAACCCACTATCGGCCACAATGCTTATCAAACTCTTTTGTCTCTTTTCAGATCCTCATACAATCACTTCCCCCGTATGTTCTTTGTAGcacagataaccttcagggaaGCACAGTAGTGCAACTGTGTGAAGATTCAGCTTATGAAAGAGGTTACGTATTCTGTGGTCACAGGGCTAACTGAAGGAAGCTGTAGGAAGTCAGACTTATGATTTAACACAAGAGTAAATTTCTAAGCCATGATGAACACTTTCAAGTAGAATGAGCCATCTTGTAAAataccaaaaatcaaactcactgtcattgagaaaTGGCTGgctcagtgaccccctgtgggtttctgagattctgtttttgtgagtagaaagcccagccttctcCCTCTGcaatgctggtggtttcaaactgcagagcaAGGGGATAGCAGCCCAGCTCCTaagtactacaccaccagggttccttcctgttAAATAATGCCTCtctaaaaagctcactgccatcagagaTTCCactgacagcaaccctataggatagggaagaactgtgcctgtgggtttccaagactgtaactctgtacaagagtagaaagcttcatctttttgcactagagcggctggtgcttttgaactgctgatcttgaggttagcagcccaagtcattaactactatgccaccagggctcttgaatTTTCCATTAGAACTATTCAAGTAAAAATAACACAAAAGAGGCTAGATCTGTGATTCTCAACCCTGATTAAACATTAGAATCGCAGAGGGAGTCCTTAAAAGTAGATGTGTCTGTCCCTTACCCCAGAGAGCCAAAACCAGAATTTCAAAGTAGGACCTGGACATCTTTTTCTCCTGTCATTTTAATAACCTTCATTGATTCCTTCCAAAGTTAGATTTTAGATACCCAtggttccctatggttatttttctgagagaaaaaaaaatctttcttgatTTAGAATTCAACAAATTTTAGGCCCCACTTCATAACTATGTTTACATAGTCAACTTACATTCTAATTTTTTTAGATAATGgtttaaactatttttttaacTATTTGGTATTATATTACTAAATTACAAAACAAATCTCTCATTCTGTTCCTGGAGTCCCTCATTCAAATTCACAGCTTTGCCAAGATGAATGACAGGAATGACTAGGTAAGTGGCTTTATAGGAAATAATGCCAAGTGCTAACTCTAAATCCATTGTCAATGGATTAGAAACACAAAGATTACTTCCTAAGTCACCCcaagaaaaaattatttatttacttatgagCCAGTTACCTCTCTCTGTGCTCAAAAAGTTTTGAAAGAGATGTTAGgagaatttaaaatgtttttaaaatggttAATGATAGTTGGCCAAAGGGAAATAGAGCACATATTGTAAAAGAATGGTCAAAACATATTTAGTCCAAATGTTTTACCAGCAAAGTGTAAGTTAATTATGAAATTTGAAAATGCATGTCATTTAATACTATACCTTTATAGCCTCAATGGCATATTCTACTTGAAATAATCTTCCTTCGGGAGAAAAAGTATTCACGCCCCTATAATTTAAAAAGAGGTATTATAAATTGCCAGCAAAACTAGTCACAAAGACTCAAGTTGTTAAACATCTAGCTCAAATGGCTATTAAATGTGCATGCTATTATTCTCTTCAACCACAAAACCTAtacttttgttctgtttttgttcaTTCTCAGTggaacctatatataaaactccatCCTGCCCCACTCCCAGAAATGTGGGACTTTTGGGCTTTGATCCTGAATCACTCTCAAAATATTCTGGTTAACTTCATGCCCCCAAAATATCAGGAAATACCCAAGGAAATATGAATTTATTCTCAGCTTCTCATTATTTACCATTTGACGTTATTGTTTTACATTTTAGTAAAAGTGGAAAATCACAGGTACATTTTTCTACTTAATGTGTGTTAGTGCTGTCACCTTAATGAGATCGGTATACATGTAGTTTCCAACCTTGTTCAATCACTCAATATATAGCTATATTAACTATATGCCAGGCATCTTTTCTCTATAAAACATTTCCTATCATCTTGCTCCAGTATGGTAGGAATCCCTATGGAGAAGCCCCTATCATGGTCTTAGCACACAATCCTGATAATGCATCCTGTCAAGTCAATcaggactgatagtgaccctattgggcaAAGTGGAACTGCTCAATAGGACTTCAAGGCTACAACCTTCACAGACGCTAAAGCTGCCACATGCTTCTCCATGGACTTGCTGGTGGGTTAATATAATAGCCAACCACTTAAACTACTATACCACAGAGCTCCTTCTGGTACGCAATGAACACTAGATATGCTTGCAAAATTGATTTGCacaattctttttcatatatttaagGCATTGAATTGTTTCATAcacaaattattaataaaatggCTTTAAAAACCCATCAGAATATATTGTCACTGAGTTGTATGTATACTTTTACTTGAATTTTCTGCTATATTACTTATACTTCAATAGATAAaaagtgaatgtatatgtatcaaAAATATTTTAGCAAAGATGGTGTGATTCTTGATTTATGgattctgtgagtcagagttgactcaatggcagtttggggttttttgagtACCGTGTAAAAGGTAACAATATATATGAGGACAGTGTTTTCAAGCTGTGTTTTATCAAAGGaacttt
Proteins encoded in this window:
- the PSMA5 gene encoding proteasome subunit alpha type-5, whose product is MFLTRSEYDRGVNTFSPEGRLFQVEYAIEAIKLGSTAIGIQTAEGVCLAVEKRITSPLMEPSSIEKIVEIDAHIGCAMSGLIADAKTLIDKARVETQNHWFTYNETMTVESVTQAVSNLALQFGEEDADPGAMSRPFGVALLFGGVDEKGPQLFHMDPSGTFVQCDARAIGSASEGAQSSLQEVYHKSMTLKEAIKSSLIILKQVMEEKLNATNIELATVQPGQNFHMFTKEELEEVIKDI